A single genomic interval of Amblyraja radiata isolate CabotCenter1 chromosome 3, sAmbRad1.1.pri, whole genome shotgun sequence harbors:
- the LOC116971489 gene encoding survival motor neuron protein 1-like isoform X2, with translation MGEESRAGDLVFRRGYGQNALKNGECVQPCTKESSGTGTKRKNKRHKNKKKSNVHPDQQWQVGDACSAVWSEDGSVYLATIQSIDEKQGTCVVVYTGYGNEEEQNLSDLVAVDVSEAENESVEQKNGTGQQSTDESDAVSPKNKPRQSNETKPKSRMDQSSWNHRLPPQPPQMSGFNFPGEKFHGPPPLLPGWLSTGPAGPPLIPPPPPMGPDTTDEDDEALGSMLIAWYMSGYHTGYYLGLKQGRMEAGMGKSPRP, from the exons ATGGGCGAGGAGAGCCGGGCCGGGGACCTGGTGTTCCGCCGGGGTTACGGACAG AATGCCCTGAAAAATGGTGAATGCGTTCAGCCTTGTACTAAGGAGAGCAGTGGAACTGGAACAAAACGAAAAAACAAGAGACACAAAAATAAGAAGAAGAGTAATGTCCATCCAGATCAACAA TGGCAAGTTGGTGATGCTTGTAGTGCAGTGTGGTCAGAAGATGGCAGCGTGTACTTGGCCACCATTCAGTCTATTGATGAAAAGCAAGGAACATGTGTCGTAGTGTACACTGGttatggaaatgaggaggagcaGAATTTATCAGACCTGGTTGCAGTTGATGTATCTGAAGCAGAGAATGAGAGTGTTGAACAG AAAAATGGAACCGGCCAACAGTCAACAGATGAGAGTGATGCTGTTTCACCTAAAAATAAACCACGTCAATCAAATGAAACCAAACCAAAATCAAGAATGGATCAGTCTTCTTGGAACCATCGTCTTCCTCCTCAACCACCACAAATGTCAGGATTTAACTTT CCTGGTGAGAAGTTTCATGGTCCACCACCTCTTCTACCTGGATGGTTGTCCACAGGTCCAGCTGGGCCTCCG CTAATTCCCCCTCCTCCGCCCATGGGTCCAGATACAACAGATGAGGATGATGAAGCTTTAGGAAGCATGTTAATCGCCTGGTACATGAGTGGCTATCACACTGGCTATTATTTG GGCCTCAAGCAAGGGCGAATGGAAGCAGGCATGGGAAAGAGTCCTCGACCTTAG
- the LOC116971489 gene encoding survival motor neuron protein 1-like isoform X1 has translation MGEESRAGDLVFRRGYGQSDDSDIWDDTALIKAYDKAVTSFKNALKNGECVQPCTKESSGTGTKRKNKRHKNKKKSNVHPDQQWQVGDACSAVWSEDGSVYLATIQSIDEKQGTCVVVYTGYGNEEEQNLSDLVAVDVSEAENESVEQKNGTGQQSTDESDAVSPKNKPRQSNETKPKSRMDQSSWNHRLPPQPPQMSGFNFPGEKFHGPPPLLPGWLSTGPAGPPLIPPPPPMGPDTTDEDDEALGSMLIAWYMSGYHTGYYLGLKQGRMEAGMGKSPRP, from the exons ATGGGCGAGGAGAGCCGGGCCGGGGACCTGGTGTTCCGCCGGGGTTACGGACAG AGCGACGACTCAGATATCTGGGATGACACAGCGCTGATCAAAGCCTATGACAAGGCGGTGACCTCGTTCAAA AATGCCCTGAAAAATGGTGAATGCGTTCAGCCTTGTACTAAGGAGAGCAGTGGAACTGGAACAAAACGAAAAAACAAGAGACACAAAAATAAGAAGAAGAGTAATGTCCATCCAGATCAACAA TGGCAAGTTGGTGATGCTTGTAGTGCAGTGTGGTCAGAAGATGGCAGCGTGTACTTGGCCACCATTCAGTCTATTGATGAAAAGCAAGGAACATGTGTCGTAGTGTACACTGGttatggaaatgaggaggagcaGAATTTATCAGACCTGGTTGCAGTTGATGTATCTGAAGCAGAGAATGAGAGTGTTGAACAG AAAAATGGAACCGGCCAACAGTCAACAGATGAGAGTGATGCTGTTTCACCTAAAAATAAACCACGTCAATCAAATGAAACCAAACCAAAATCAAGAATGGATCAGTCTTCTTGGAACCATCGTCTTCCTCCTCAACCACCACAAATGTCAGGATTTAACTTT CCTGGTGAGAAGTTTCATGGTCCACCACCTCTTCTACCTGGATGGTTGTCCACAGGTCCAGCTGGGCCTCCG CTAATTCCCCCTCCTCCGCCCATGGGTCCAGATACAACAGATGAGGATGATGAAGCTTTAGGAAGCATGTTAATCGCCTGGTACATGAGTGGCTATCACACTGGCTATTATTTG GGCCTCAAGCAAGGGCGAATGGAAGCAGGCATGGGAAAGAGTCCTCGACCTTAG